The following is a genomic window from Bacteroidales bacterium.
CAGAGTTGTTTTTGATCAGACTGGCACTCCTACTTATGCAGCCGACCTCGCTACTGCTATTATGAATATAGTGTCAGGAGTAATAAGAAATCAGTTTGCCCTGAAAGCGGGTATCTATAACTACTCCAATGAAGGAGTATGCTCATGGTATGACTTTGCTGTTGAGATAATTAAAGAAGCCGGTTTAAACTGCAATATCCAGCCAATACTTACAAAAGATTACGTGCTTCCGGCACCAAGGCCTGTTTTCTCCGTTATGGATAAAAGCAAAATTAAAGAAAACTACGGACTCACTATACCTTACTGGAGAGATAGTCTGACCAGATGCATGAAACTACTGAAAGAATAAACATAATAATCTTTTACATTATGCAATCAACCGATCAAATAAGGGAAAAAGCCGGAACCTGGCTAAGCGAAGAATTCAATCAGGAGACCCGTAATGAGGTTCGTAACATGCTTGATAACGATGAAAAGAGATTAATTGACGCCTTTTATCAGGATCTGGAATTCGGAACCGGTGGACTAAGAGGTATAATGGGTGCCGGAACCAACAGGATGAATATCTACACCCTGGGGATGGCTACACAGGGATTAGCCAATTATATTATTAAACAAAAAGGGAATTCAGGAATAAAAGTTGCCATAGCTCACGATTGCCGCAATAACAGCCGATACTTCGCTGAAACCACAGCAAATATCTTTTCAGCAAATGGTTTTGAGGTATTTCTTTTCAGTTCCCTACGACCTACACCAGAACTTTCCTATGCGATCAGGAAATACAAATGCCATAGCGGTGTTGTTATAACTGCATCACATAATCCTCCGGAATATAATGGTTATAAAGCTTATTGGGACGATGGAGGACAGGTTGTGGCTCCACACGATGAGGGCATTATAGATGAAGTCAGAAAGATTACTTCTATTAGCCAGATTAAGTTCGACGGAAAGAAAGAGAAAATCAAAATACTCGGAAAAGAGACCGACGACCTATTCCTGGCTGAAGTGCAGAAGATGAGCCTCAATCCTGACATTATAAAGAAATTCAGTAATATCGGAATTGTCTATACCCCGATTCACGGAACCGGAATAACGCTTGTTCCCCAGGCACTGAAGAACTTTGGTTTTACTAATATTATCAGTGTACCTGAACAGGACATTGTTGATGGTAATTTTCCAACAGTAAAATCTCCCAATCCAGAAGAACCTGATGCTTTAAAACTTGCAATTAAAAAGGCAGTGGAAACAGGTGCTGAACTTGTAATGGCCACAGACCCTGATGCTGACAGACTTGGACTGGCAGTAAAAAATAAGAACGGAGAATTTATTCTCCTTAACGGGAACCAGACTTGTGTTCTTCTTGTCTGGTATATTCTGTCTCAATATAAAGAAAGAAACAAATACAAGGGTAACGAATACATTATCAAAACAATAGTAACCTCCAACCTTCTGGAAAAAATTGCTGAAGGTTATAAAGTAGAATTCTATAATGTGTTAACCGGATTTAAATTTTTCGCTGAACTCATACGGAAGAATGAAGGAAAAAAACTTTACATAGGAGGAGGGGAAGAAAGCTATGGCTTCCTTCCTGGCGAATATGTAAGGGATAAGGATGCCGTTGCTTCATGTGCCCTCGCTGCTGAAGCTGCAGCCTGGTCAAAGAGCAGGGGTTTGTCACTTTATGAACTGCTGATTGATATCTATGTTAAATATGGTTTATACAAGGAGAAACTAATTAACATTGTCAGAAAAGGGAAAGAGGGTGCAGATGAGATTAAGGCAATGATGACAGGCTACAGGAATAATCCTCCTAAAGCGATCAATAACAGCAGAGTATTAATGATCAACGATTATGAAATGCAGATCTCTCATGATTTCATTAAAGGGACAAAGTCACATATTGATCTTGTTAAATCTGATGTTCTTCAGTTCTTCCTCGAAGACGGATCCAAAATATCAGTAAGACCATCCGGCACTGAACCAAAAATCAAATTCTATTTTAGTGTAAATACTACACTTAAATCAGCAGATAAATTCGAAGAAACAGAAAAATTCCTCGATGAAAGAATTGATGGCATTATAAAAGATATGGGATTAATTTAATGTATCGTAGGGACGCAAAATTTTGCGTCCCTACAACATATTTTTTCCCCAATTGGTTGGGTTTGTTATGATGTAATTCCTGATGCGTTCTAATTCTGAATTGTTTCTTATGATGTGATCGTGATACCTGGATTGCCAGTAAAATTTCATTTTATTTATTCTGGCAAATTTTGTTATTCCAATTTTAAAACCTCGAACTATTGATGCCAGATTTTGCGATTGTGGTCCAAATTTATTTTGTTGTTGTTGTTGTTGTAGGGAAGCAAAATTTTGCGTCCCTACTGAAACAACATTAATATTTTGTTTATTTATAAATAAAATCCCGTGAACATGATCTGGCATAACAATAAATTCATCCAATCTAACAAAAGGGAAATGCATTGGAATGTCTAACCAGCATTTGTGAACATATTGACCAATTTCAGAAAATTCTATTCTATCCGGGTTCAAAATTTCACCAAAATAATGTTTTTTGTCTTTGGTGCAAATAGTAATAAAATATGCACCATCTGCAGAATAATCCCATGTGGATAAACGAGCCGATTCGTTACGGTATTTATTTTGATATTTTCCCATTCGGATAGTACACTCCAAATAGTTAATTAGGGGTAATTTCTACTCGCCGATTATCTTAACCAACACTCTTTTTTTACGTTTTCCATCAAATTCACCATAGAAAATCTGCTCCCATGGTCCAAAATCGAGATGCCCGTTTGTAACAGCAACAACAACTTCCCTTCCCATAAGAGTGCGTTTGATGTGTGCGTCAGCATTATCCTCAAATCCATTATGCTGATACTGCGAATATGGTTTTTCAGGTGCCAGCTTCTCAAGCCAAACTTCAAAATCGTGGTGGAGGCCTGATTCATCATCATTTATGAATACACTGGCACTTATATGCATCGCATTGACAAGCACTAAGCCTTCCTTAATATCACTCTCGGTGAGACATCTTTCAACCTGACCGGTAATATTTATAAAAGCTCTTCGTGTTGAGGTTTCGAACCACAACTCCTTTCTGAACGATTTCATATCTGAAGGTATAATTAGTTATCCTGAAAATCTGCTTTCTTTCTTCTGATCATATTTATAAGGTTGTGAACTAATAGTGTCACGCACACCCCACTTATGAAACCGATTATTAAGGTCAATATAATCAGCATTGTAGCCGGAACTGAATAAAAAAGCAGCACTGTTATTATCAGGCATATCAGTACAGCCAGAAACGACATAATGATTATCAGATTTTTGTTTTTCATCTTTTAATGGTTATCAGGTAAAATTACGACAGGCGAAGAATAATGCCAAAATTATTTCACTTAAACCATTCATCTGAGAAATTAACCAGATATACCTTATCGGTGGAACGTGTAAGGGCAGTATAAAACCAACGGAGATAATCAATTGTAATCTCATTCCTGTTAAACATACCCTGATCAATGAAAACCCTTTCCCATTGCCCTCCCTGTGCTTTATGGCAGGTTACAGCATATGCAAACTTGATCTGAAGAGCATTGAAATAAGGATCTTTCTTTACTGCATCATATTGCTTGCTTCTTGACTTAATATGCAAATAATCAGAAAGAACATTTTGAAAGAGTTCCTTGTTTTTTTCCGAAGGGAGGGCAGGTGTATCAAGATGCAGAACATCCAGCATCACTTTCGATTCAATCTCGAGATCATAGTCTGAAAATTTCAGAACCATATCAGCAAAATGAAAACCATATCTCTCCTCATACTTCCTTATCTTCCTCACTTCAGCAATATCACCGTTGGCAATAAATCCCGCTCCCTCCTCATCTTCTTCAAGAAGAAAATAATTATTCTTTACCACCATAACCATATCACCAGAGCTTATCTCCTCTTCCCTGAAAAAAATGCGGTTGCGAATACCCTGATTATAACGGTTTGCCTGCTTATTAGAGTTAACAACTATTATTGTCTCTTCCAGACCGCATGTGCCATAGGCTGTTGAGATCTCATCTATAAGTTCTTCACCTGATATTCTGATTGTGTCCTTGTAATTAATACAATCGAGAGTTGGATGTACCAGATCACTTTCTGCAACCTGAAGCCGCACCCTTGTGGCATTCATCAGTACACCGGATGTCTCACTCTGTCTTACAACCTGCTTAAGTTCACATGACAACAGGCCAAAACCATAGCTGCCAAGAGCAGACTGATCGAGTGCCGGACTTACTACAGAACCTACCGGTGGAAGCTGTGCTGTATCTCCAACAAGGATAAGTTTACAGTCTGTGCCGGAATAAACATATTCAATAAGATCATCGAGTACTCTGCCACTGCCGAATAAAGATGAATCTCCTGAACTGTTCGAGACCATCGATGCTTCATCAACAATAAAGAAAGTGTCCTTATGAAGGTTCCTGTCAAGAGAAAAAGTACCTAACCCATCTTTCGATGATTTCTGTCTGTAGATCTTTTTGTGGATTGTGAAAGCCTGTTTTCCGGAGTATGATGAGAGGACCTTTGCAGCCCTGCCTGTCGGGGCCAGTAATACCGACCGCATTCTTAATATATCCAGAGTTTTAACTACTGAACTTATAACACTTGTTTTGCCGGTTCCGGCATAACCAGTCATAAGAAAAATAACATCATTGTTATTATCACAAATATATCCGGCAATTTTTTTTAATGCTGCAGACTGGTCATCTGTAGGAATATTGCCCAGATTTTTACAAAGGCTGGTATATATTATCGTATCACGCATCTTTTCAGTCACAAACCAAACAGAGTTCACGCAAAGTACGCAAAGGTTTAAAATATACCAATAAGATTCTTCGTGATGTTTCTGAAACTTTGCGACCTTTACAGTTACCTTTTTTAATTATATTTGTATTAAGAATCTGGTTTATGCCCTTCCTCGAACTCTTTGATGAGACACTTGATATAAACTCGACTGAAAACTACGAGCTTGCTCTTCAGATTAGTCCTGATGACTTGTCTTTCTGCCTGCTCGATACTATCAGAAATAAGTTTGTTCTTATCAGGTCTCATAAACCTGAGGATAATAAGTACTTTAATGCGGATGCATTAAAGGATCTTATAAATAATGATGATTTTCTCACAAAAAAATTTAAAAAAGTAAGCATTGTACTTCCTTCAGCAAAATTCACAATTGTCCCGGCACCACTTTTTGATCCCGGTAAAAAGGAGGAGTATTTCACTTTTAATCATCAGAAAGGCGGGGACGATTTAATTTTTGTCAACAAACTCACTGATCCTGATGCGTTTATTGTTTTTGCTGTAAACAGACAGTTGTACGAAATGGTAAATACATATTACAGGGGTATTAATCCGGTTCATCATCTCAAGCCGCTCTTCAATCAGGTTTCCCACATAAGAAAAAATGAACATGATAATTATATACATGTACATATTGAACGTGATTATTTCAATCTGATAATATATAACAATCATACTTTAAAATATTGCAACACATATAATTACAGAAATATCTCCGACATTCTTTATTATGTGCTTAATGTTTTCAAAAAACTGGATATCAGGCAGGAGGAAACAATTTTCTTTAGCGGAAATACAGAGAAATATGACGATATTTCTTCAAATTTTTCGATGTATATAAGAAATATAAAATTTGCCGAACCTGTTGGCAATTTTACTTTCAGTTATGTATTTAACGATACTGATCTCCATAAGTTTCTTAATCTGTTTACAATAGTCAATTGCGAATAATAGGCGGAACACACAGAGGCAGGAGGATTGAACCTCCTTCAAATTTCAAAGCGAGGCCTACAACTGACTTTGCTCGGGAGGGACTTTTTAATATCCTTAACAACCGTATTGACTTTGAATCATCATATGTACTTGATCTTTTTTCGGGTACGGGAAGTATAAGCTATGAATTTGCATCGAGAGGGGCTGCCCAGGTACACCTGATCGATAAAGATCCGAAACATATTGCCGGAATAAAACGTATAATAAAAGATATCGGCTTTGAAAACATAAGGACAATACATATAGATGTTAAGGCATATCTTAAAACCTGCTCAATAAAATATGACGTCGTCTTTGCGGATCCGCCTTATGATCTGTCGTGGTTAAAGGAACTCCCTGATCTTGTTACCAAATCGGGTGTTATAAAAGAAGATGGCTTTTTTATTCTGGAGCATCCGAGAGCTCTGAGTTTCAGTAACCATGAATTTTTTTTTGAGCACAGGAATTACGGAGGAGTTAATTTTAGTTTTTTCAAACCATTAAAGTCCTCATAATCTTTTCATTACAATAACTTACAACAATACTAATACAGAATAAAAACTTTAAATATTTTCATAAAATATTTTGTGGAGTTAAAAATTAGCTTAATTTTGCAACTCGTTTTACAATTGGTGCGGTAGTTCAGTTGGTTAGAATAACGGCCTGTCACGCCGTGGGTCGCGGGTTCGAGTCCCGTCCGCACCGCAAACGAAAACAAAAAGCCTCGCATTTGCGGGGCTTTAGTATTTTATATAAGCAGCCTCAACAGCTATCTCGTAAACTGCCATCCTGTACTATAAACTGTCCCCAGTGCATTTACTGCCTTAATCCTGTAGTAGTAGGTTGTACCGGGTATCAGTCCTGTAATCCTTGCATCAACATTCGTAACAAGATATCCTAATAGAGGGCTTTGAGTTGCCGGGATTGAATTTTCATAATTTGTGGTTGTCCCGTACTCGAAGGTAACAACAGTACTTAATGAGTTTGGATTAACCTTGCCGTTTAATGTTGCCCCTGAACTATTTATATTCGTAACCCACTGATTCCATGCTACAGGTAAAGCTGGTTTCAACGCCATATACGCAAGGAGATATTTTTCAAATTCCGGAATGGCTGCTTCAACACCCAGTTCCTGGTAGCGATTCACAAGGTTTTTTCGAATATTTAGAGGGTTAATCTCCAGCATCTGGTTTCTCAGATTTGTTTTAATATTCTCGTCATTTAAAACACCATCTTCCCTGATATCATTTGAAATATTTGTAAGCAATGCTGAAAGATCAGGGGGATATCTTTTTCCCTGCAGAATCATAGATATTGCAATTAAGACCGCATTATTCTGACTAGACTGAGATATATTAAGATTTTCAGAAGGATCAGAACCTTCTTCTTTTAAGCCAAACATTGCCATTATCTCAGCCTGTGCAGAATCTTTAGCCTCGGAAAACTTCTTACCCTGACTTACCAGATATTTTACCCGTTCCTTCTCAAGATGTGTAAGGATATTAATATTTACAGTCGTTTTATCTCTGATATCTGAAATTGCACTAAGATCAAGGGATGCAACAGGAATACCTCCTGCCACCTCATCATAATAGGTCCCGTTTGCAAAGAACTCAACATATTCCGAGGATAGATTTACATTATTGATCTCAAAAAAACCTGAGTTGTCACTTACCTGTGTCCTGAATACCTTTCCTGTCTGCTCCATGAAAGAATTCAGTTCATACATTTCAACAGAAGTACCCACCAAATAAGGACCTTTCTGAACATTACCGGAAATTTTTTCTTTCTTAATAACAGTATCCCTATTACATGAATTTAAAAACAAGAGTGATATAAGCATCAGTAGGATAATTCCATACAAATTTTTGATTTTCATAACTCAATCTTGAATTAAACAATAACCAATACCGTAAAGTTATAAAATTACCTGTCAACGGGATACAGGAAAACTTAAAGTTCCCAAAATAAAAAATGCCGCCGGGGCAGCATTTTTTATTCAGTGGGCTATTTACACTCTGGACAGGTAAGCGACTCTTTTACTGTGGTTCCTGCATCAAATACTTTTCCGCATTTATCACATTTGATCTGATTCTTCGCATCAGCAATCATC
Proteins encoded in this region:
- a CDS encoding phospho-sugar mutase is translated as MQSTDQIREKAGTWLSEEFNQETRNEVRNMLDNDEKRLIDAFYQDLEFGTGGLRGIMGAGTNRMNIYTLGMATQGLANYIIKQKGNSGIKVAIAHDCRNNSRYFAETTANIFSANGFEVFLFSSLRPTPELSYAIRKYKCHSGVVITASHNPPEYNGYKAYWDDGGQVVAPHDEGIIDEVRKITSISQIKFDGKKEKIKILGKETDDLFLAEVQKMSLNPDIIKKFSNIGIVYTPIHGTGITLVPQALKNFGFTNIISVPEQDIVDGNFPTVKSPNPEEPDALKLAIKKAVETGAELVMATDPDADRLGLAVKNKNGEFILLNGNQTCVLLVWYILSQYKERNKYKGNEYIIKTIVTSNLLEKIAEGYKVEFYNVLTGFKFFAELIRKNEGKKLYIGGGEESYGFLPGEYVRDKDAVASCALAAEAAAWSKSRGLSLYELLIDIYVKYGLYKEKLINIVRKGKEGADEIKAMMTGYRNNPPKAINNSRVLMINDYEMQISHDFIKGTKSHIDLVKSDVLQFFLEDGSKISVRPSGTEPKIKFYFSVNTTLKSADKFEETEKFLDERIDGIIKDMGLI
- a CDS encoding YjbQ family protein — encoded protein: MKSFRKELWFETSTRRAFINITGQVERCLTESDIKEGLVLVNAMHISASVFINDDESGLHHDFEVWLEKLAPEKPYSQYQHNGFEDNADAHIKRTLMGREVVVAVTNGHLDFGPWEQIFYGEFDGKRKKRVLVKIIGE
- a CDS encoding AAA family ATPase — protein: MRDTIIYTSLCKNLGNIPTDDQSAALKKIAGYICDNNNDVIFLMTGYAGTGKTSVISSVVKTLDILRMRSVLLAPTGRAAKVLSSYSGKQAFTIHKKIYRQKSSKDGLGTFSLDRNLHKDTFFIVDEASMVSNSSGDSSLFGSGRVLDDLIEYVYSGTDCKLILVGDTAQLPPVGSVVSPALDQSALGSYGFGLLSCELKQVVRQSETSGVLMNATRVRLQVAESDLVHPTLDCINYKDTIRISGEELIDEISTAYGTCGLEETIIVVNSNKQANRYNQGIRNRIFFREEEISSGDMVMVVKNNYFLLEEDEEGAGFIANGDIAEVRKIRKYEERYGFHFADMVLKFSDYDLEIESKVMLDVLHLDTPALPSEKNKELFQNVLSDYLHIKSRSKQYDAVKKDPYFNALQIKFAYAVTCHKAQGGQWERVFIDQGMFNRNEITIDYLRWFYTALTRSTDKVYLVNFSDEWFK
- a CDS encoding DUF3822 family protein encodes the protein MPFLELFDETLDINSTENYELALQISPDDLSFCLLDTIRNKFVLIRSHKPEDNKYFNADALKDLINNDDFLTKKFKKVSIVLPSAKFTIVPAPLFDPGKKEEYFTFNHQKGGDDLIFVNKLTDPDAFIVFAVNRQLYEMVNTYYRGINPVHHLKPLFNQVSHIRKNEHDNYIHVHIERDYFNLIIYNNHTLKYCNTYNYRNISDILYYVLNVFKKLDIRQEETIFFSGNTEKYDDISSNFSMYIRNIKFAEPVGNFTFSYVFNDTDLHKFLNLFTIVNCE
- a CDS encoding RsmD family RNA methyltransferase — encoded protein: MRIIGGTHRGRRIEPPSNFKARPTTDFAREGLFNILNNRIDFESSYVLDLFSGTGSISYEFASRGAAQVHLIDKDPKHIAGIKRIIKDIGFENIRTIHIDVKAYLKTCSIKYDVVFADPPYDLSWLKELPDLVTKSGVIKEDGFFILEHPRALSFSNHEFFFEHRNYGGVNFSFFKPLKSS
- a CDS encoding fibronectin type III domain-containing protein produces the protein MKIKNLYGIILLMLISLLFLNSCNRDTVIKKEKISGNVQKGPYLVGTSVEMYELNSFMEQTGKVFRTQVSDNSGFFEINNVNLSSEYVEFFANGTYYDEVAGGIPVASLDLSAISDIRDKTTVNINILTHLEKERVKYLVSQGKKFSEAKDSAQAEIMAMFGLKEEGSDPSENLNISQSSQNNAVLIAISMILQGKRYPPDLSALLTNISNDIREDGVLNDENIKTNLRNQMLEINPLNIRKNLVNRYQELGVEAAIPEFEKYLLAYMALKPALPVAWNQWVTNINSSGATLNGKVNPNSLSTVVTFEYGTTTNYENSIPATQSPLLGYLVTNVDARITGLIPGTTYYYRIKAVNALGTVYSTGWQFTR